In Raphanus sativus cultivar WK10039 chromosome 5, ASM80110v3, whole genome shotgun sequence, the following proteins share a genomic window:
- the LOC108862000 gene encoding S-adenosylmethionine synthase 2, with amino-acid sequence MESFLFTSESVNEGHPDKLCDQISDAILDACLEQDPESKVACETCTKTNMVMVFGEITTKANVDYEKIVRKTCREIGFISDDVGLDADNCKVLVNIEQQSPDIAQGVHGHLTKKPEEIGAGDQGHMFGYATDETPELMPLSHVLATKLGAKLTEVRKNGTCAWLRPDGKTQVTVEYFNENGAMVPVRVHTVLISTQHDETVTNDEIAADLKEHVIKPVIPEKYLDEKTIFHLNPSGRFVIGGPHGDAGLTGRKIIIDTYGGWGAHGGGAFSGKDPTKVDRSGAYIVRQAAKSIVASGLARRCIVQVSYAIGVPEPLSVFVDSYGTGKIPDKEILEIVKESFDFRPGMISINLDLKRGGNGRFLKTAAYGHFGRDDADFTWEVVKPLKSNKVQA; translated from the coding sequence ATGGAATCTTTTTTGTTCACCTCCGAGTCTGTCAACGAGGGACACCCCGACAAGCTCTGCGACCAGATCTCCGACGCCATCCTCGACGCTTGTCTCGAGCAAGACCCTGAAAGCAAAGTCGCTTGCGAGACATGCACCAAGACCAACATGGTCATGGTCTTCGGCGAAATCACCACCAAGGCTAACGTCGACTACGAGAAGATCGTCCGCAAAACTTGCCGTGAGATCGGATTCATCTCCGACGACGTCGGACTAGACGCTGACAACTGCAAGGTCCTCGTCAACATCGAGCAGCAGAGTCCCGACATCGCTCAAGGTGTCCACGGTCACCTCACGAAGAAGCCTGAAGAGATCGGAGCTGGTGACCAAGGTCACATGTTCGGTTACGCCACCGACGAGACCCCCGAGCTCATGCCGCTTAGCCACGTCCTCGCGACCAAGCTTGGAGCTAAACTCACTGAGGTTCGCAAGAACGGGACTTGCGCGTGGCTTAGACCTGACGGTAAGACGCAAGTCACCGTTGAGTACTTCAACGAGAACGGAGCTATGGTCCCTGTCCGCGTCCACACTGTGTTGATCTCGACGCAGCATGATGAGACTGTGACCAACGATGAGATCGCAGCTGATCTCAAGGAGCACGTGATCAAGCCCGTGATCCCAGAGAAGTACCTTGACGAGAAGACCATCTTCCATCTCAACCCATCTGGTCGTTTCGTCATCGGAGGTCCTCACGGTGACGCTGGACTCACCGGGCGTAAGATCATCATCGACACTTACGGTGGTTGGGGTGCACACGGAGGTGGTGCTTTCTCCGGAAAGGACCCGACCAAGGTTGACAGGAGTGGGGCTTACATCGTTAGGCAAGCGGCTAAGAGTATTGTGGCTAGTGGGCTAGCTAGGCGTTGCATTGTGCAGGTCTCGTACGCCATTGGTGTCCCTGAGCCGTTGTCAGTGTTTGTTGACAGCTACGGAACTGGGAAGATACCAGACAAGGAGATTCTTGAGATTGTGAAGGAGAGTTTTGACTTCAGGCCTGGGATGATCTCTATCAACTTGGATTTGAAGAGAGGTGGTAATGGTAGGTTCTTGAAGACTGCTGCTTATGGTCATTTCGGAAGGGACGATGCTGACTTCACCTGGGAGGTTGTGAAGCCACTCAAGTCTAACAAGGTCCAAGCTTGA
- the LOC108862001 gene encoding uncharacterized protein LOC108862001: MLICIYISFLSGFCLSSHLPMASLGDHDEIIKSVSDAPPTHYMVKIESFSLLTKHAIERYETESFEAGGYKWKLVLYPNGNKSKNTKDHVSVYLALADSSSLGPGWEVSAVFRLYLLDQNKDSYLILQGKERRFHTIKREWGFDEFIPTATFFNALNGYLMEDTCMFGADVFVSKERRSGRGECLSMIKDATSSKHIWKIENFSKLDKESYDSNAFFAGDRKWKIRFYPSGTKQGTGTHLSIYLILADPETVSDGAKIFTEFTVRIYDQLQGRHIAGRVTKWFSRSTLENGWVKYVSMVYFNQPSSGCLLKDVCLVEADVCVHGTTSAL; the protein is encoded by the exons ATGCTTATCTGCATATACATTAGTTTTCTTTCTGGTTTCTGCCTATCTTCCCATCTTCCCATGGCTAGTTTGGGTGATCATGATG AGATCATAAAGTCTGTTTCTGATGCCCCACCAACGCATTACATGGTCAAGATAGAGTCTTTCTCACTCCTTACAAAGCATGCTATAGAAAGATATGAAACTGAGAGCTTTGAAGCTGGAGGCTACAAATG GAAGCTGGTTCTGTATCCAAATGGAAACAAGAGCAAGAATACAAAAGATCATGTTTCTGTTTACTTGGCTTTGGCTGACTCTAGCTCCTTGGGTCCAGGGTGGGAGGTCTCGGCTGTTTTCCGTCTCTATTTGCTAGATCAAAACAAAGATAGTTACTTGATTCTACAAG GGAAAGAGAGACGGTTCCATACGATCAAACGTGAATGGGGATTCGATGAGTTCATCCCTACGGCTACTTTCTTTAATGCGTTAAACGGTTACCTTATGGAAGACACATGCATGTTTGGAGCTGATGTGTTTGTTTCCAAGGAGAGAAGAAGTGGGAGAGGAGAATGCTTATCAATGATTAAAGATGCTACTAGCTCAAAACACATATGGAAGATTGAAAATTTCTCTAAGTTAGACAAAGAAAGCTATGACTCAAACGCTTTCTTCGCTGGAGATAGAAAATG GAAAATACGATTTTATCCATCGGGAACAAAGCAAGGAACAGGAACCCATCTTTCTATCTATCTGATCCTCGCAGATCCTGAAACTGTTTCAGACGGTGCAAAGATATTCACAGAGTTTACAGTAAGAATATATGATCAGCTTCAAGGCAGACACATTGCAGGGAGAG TTACCAAATGGTTCAGTCGATCAACCTTGGAGAACGGATGGGTTAAATACGTATCAATGGTTTATTTCAATCAGCCAAGTAGTGGTTGTTTGCTTAAAGATGTCTGTCTCGTTGAAGCTGATGTCTGCGTTCATGGAACCACTAGTGCACTCTGA
- the LOC108862002 gene encoding uncharacterized protein LOC108862002: protein METETTPTQSYSEQWYWDERYTNESDPFDWYQSYASLSPLINLYAPNRPHPVLVIGCGNSAFSEGMVDDGYEDVVSIDISSVVIDAMVKKYSDRPRLKYLKMDVRDMKAFGDGSFDAVIDKGTLDSILCGSNSRQHSTQMLEEVWRVLKDKGVYILITYGAPDYRLRLFKDSRSWTTKLHVIDKSLTDHHQPLETSKWELTKPIPLDAEGSSVESAIGKSPDVHYIYVCIKDESLKREADTA, encoded by the exons ATGGAGACAGAGACGACGCCAACGCAATCATACAGCGAGCAATGGTACTGGGACGAACGCTACACGAACGAATCCGATCCCTTCGATTGGTACCAAAGCTACGCTTCATTGTCTCCTCTCATCAATCTCTACGCCCCTAACCGTCCCCACCCCGTCCTCGTCATCGGCTGCGGAAACTCAGCGTTCAGCGAAGGAATGGTCGACGACGGGTACGAAGACGTGGTCAGCATCGATATCTCCTCTGTGGTGATCGATGCTATGGTCAAGAAATACTCCGACCGTCCTCGGCTCAAAT atttgaagATGGATGTGCGTGATATGAAGGCGTTTGGAGATGGTTCTTTTGATGCTGTCATTGATAAAGGAACCTTAGACTCTATTTTG TGTGGGAGCAATTCTAGGCAACACTCAACGCAGATGCTTGAGGAAGTTTGGAG GGTCCTCAAGGATAAAGGAGTCTACATCCTG ATTACATATGGAGCTCCGGATTACCGACTTAGGCTGTTTAAAGACTCACGCTCTTGGACGACGAAACTCCATGTGATAG ACAAAAGTTTAACAGATCATCATCAACCATTAGAAACGTCAAAATGGGAACTGACGAAACCCATTCCTCTAGATGCTGAGGGAAGTTCAGTGGAATCAGCAATTGGCAAAAGCCCTGATGTTCATTACATCTACGTCTGTATTAAG GATGAGTCGTTGAAGAGGGAAGCAGACACAGCTTGA